CTTGTCTTTCGGGTAACGTTTCAGGAAATCAGTCGCGATGCATTCGTTTACAAGCGTCGATTTACCACATCCAGATTCACCAGTAAACGTCACCAATCTATTTTTAGGAATCTCGATTTCCGCCATTTGGATGTTACGACAATGCAGCTCTTTAAATTGATAATATTCCGTTGGTGTTTCTTGATTCAGCCCTACAAGAATTGGCGCAGGTCGTGGCGATTCTTCGACGATTTTTCCACCGTATTTCCCACTACCAGGCCCGAAGAAAAGCTCTTTATCTGTCGTATTAAGCACCGTATCCGAGTGATCAATCAGCCAAATTTGGTTTTTATAGCCCAATTTTTTAATTTGCTCTAAAATTTTCAATAGCGTCTGGTGATCAAGCCCTACAGAAATTTCGTCAATAATGATCACGGTATTTTCACTTGTCGCCATGAATTCTGCCAAATAAAGTCGCGTTAATTCGCCACCTGAAAGAGTTCCCATGATCCGATTCAGCGTTAAATAGCCGATATTCATATTGATAATATTTTGTAAGATATGCTGTTTCGCCTCGCTAAGTTGCAATTCATCTTTAAGAGACAGCAACGTTTCCAGACTTAAATTATTGAGGTCCGAAATACTTTGCTCCCGTCCCAATATATCGATTTTATATTCTTCTACCTCTGGATTAAAACGTTTCCCGCCACACTTTTTACAGGTGACATTGCTGTTAGAACCGCGCCCTTTACAGCCTTTGCACCAGCCGAGTTCATTATTAAACGAAAATAATTCGGGCGATAAGTTGAATTTTTCCGCCATGGCAACACGAATTTCTTTAAAAACACCTGTATGAGTGCCAATTGTGGAGCGTGGGTTGGATGAGATAGACGATTTGCCAAGAAAAAGAACGAGTGGCATGTCTTCCATTTTGATCGCGCTGAAATTTGTTTCCATCACCTCAGGAAATAAATATTGATATTCCGCTTTTGGCAATAGAGAAACGAGGCGCTTCTTAGACTCTTCCCCAATCGTTTGGCAAAAAGTTGTTTTCCCTGAACCTGATAATCCCGCGATTCCAAGCGATTTATCTGCGGGTAGTTCGGTATCTAATCGGTGAATATTGTTTGCGATTAATTGATTTATTTTCATTATAGTATCTTCCCCATTCTTCAAAGTAGTCAAATAATGATTGCCGAAATATTATTATCGCATAACTTGCTATGTAACACCATTCTCAAACGCTTACGCTTTCGAATTTGTACTCTTTTCCAACATGATGTTTACAATCTCGTCTTTTGTTAGGTCAGACGCTAGCATTATTTCATCTTCTATCCCCAATGAATCATTTGCAAGCCACCATTCTTTCAGCTTTTCCACGCCAAATTCATGCGCATTTTCTCTCGTTTCATGCCTTTTTACCGTCTCAGAAAAAGGAATATCAAAATAATAAACGTCCGCGTTGTTATCGAAAGAATGCAGGAGCGATTGAAGCATGTTTTGATAATTAGCCTTGCCCAAAATTCCTTCTACGATGACATAGGCACACTTACCATTACCATATTCAGCAATAGTTTGAATGAGTTCCACGCTTAGATTCCCGCAACGATCTCTCACACGAAGCATATCGCGGCGAACTATATCTTGAGAAACGAGTAATGTCCCATCTCCTAATTTTTCCTGCAATCGTCTAGCAACTGTCGTTTTCCCACTTCCAGAATTTCCACGAATAATAATTAACTTCGATTCCATCAGATATCCTCCATTCTATTTACGAACAAAAGCGAACTACTGCTCCAAATTGGCTGCAATAGTTCGCTTTAATCATTATAAAACTTCTACCATTTTTTTCTTCTTATTTTTCACTGGATTGAGTTTGCGTTCGACCCAACCAAGCAATACATCTGCCATAACAGCCATAAGCGCGGTCGGAATTGCACCAGCTAGAATAATCGCCGTTCCATTTGTTGCATTTGTTCCACGGACGATAATATCACCGAGTCCGCCTGCACCAACGAATGTACCAATTGCGGCAACACCGATCGCGATAACAAGGGCATTTCTAATCCCTGCCATAATCACGGATAACGCTAGTGGTATTTCAATCATGCGTAATACTTGCCACTTCGTCATTCCCATCGCTTTTCCCGATTCAAGTAAGGCACCATCGACGTTTTGAATACCCGTATAGGTGTTTTTTAGAATGGGTAGGATCGAATAAAGGAATAGCGACAGGACAACCGTGTTCGTGCCGAGTCCCATGACAAGCATTAGCATCGCGAGTAAGGCCAGCGCCGGAATCGTTTGAATCACGTTCGCTGTTTGGATAACCCATCCTGCTAATTTTTTCTTGCGAGCAATATAAATACCTAGTGGGATTGCCACAATCGCTGCGAAAATAACCCCGTAAGCACTCATTAAGAAATGCCGCCAGAATGCTTCCATCACGTATGTTGCGTTGGTTTGATAATAGTCAATGAGTTGTGAAAATGTATCCATTTTGTCGACACCTCCTTATTTATCTTCAAAGTAATTGTGTTTCTTCAAAAATTCTTCTGCAACGATCGACGGTTCTTTCAATTCCCCATCGGCTTCATAGTTCAGCTTTTGCATTTCTTCCGTTGAAATTGTTCCTACAAGCTTTTTAATCGTTGTTTTCAGCTCCGGATGTTCTTTCAAAATAGCATCCGTTGCCATTGGTGACGCATCGTATGGCGGGAAGAATTGCTTATCATCCTTCAAAACGACCAAATTATACGTTGGAATCCGACCATCCGTAGAATAACCAAGCGCAACGTCCATTTGATTATTTTTCAGAGCCGTATAAATCAAGCCAATCTGCATCGGGAAAATTTTCTTAAATTCGATGTCATAGTCTTTTGAAAAGGCTTTATAACCATCACCAGCACGTTCCATCCAAGAGTTATCGACACCTGCAACAAGCTTATCTTCTACCGCACGCATATCGCTGATTGTTTTTAAATTATATTTCTTCGCTGTATCTTGACGCACCATGAAAGCATACGTGTTCGCAAATCCATACGAACCGAACCAGTGTTGATCAAAACGCTCAGAAAAACCTTTTTGAACGGCTTCTAATGCTTTTTTAGGATCTTTAATTGGCTCTTCGCCGAGTGGTCCAACAAGATCTGTTCCTGTATAACGCGTCGCAGAAATGTCGATATCACCATTCACCATCGCTTGGTGTTGCACAACGGATGAACCGAGATTATTCACCATTTCTACTTTTAAATCTGTATCATGTTCAATCATTTGTCTAACAATATTGCCTACAATCTGTGATTCTGTCGTGGACATAGTCCCGATTTTAATCGTGCCGTCTGTACTGCCGCCGAGTCCTGGCAACGCACACGCCGATAAAAGAGATACGCCAAGCAGGATGACAGCTGTAAGCTTGAGTTTTTTCTTCATCATTTCTACTGTCCCTCCTTACATATTCTCTTTTGCTGCACGAATTGCTTTTGGTGTAATCCGAACTTCCAATTTACCTAGGAAAAATTCAACTAATAGCGCTAAAATCGTAACTGGAATCGCCCCACCGAGAATTAAATCTGGGCGATATAAGTTCAATCCGTTAAAGATAAAGTCACCGAGTCCGCCTGCACCAATGTATGAAGCAAGTGTTGCCCAGGCAATGATGTATACAGCCGATAAACGAATACCCGCCATAATCACGGAAATCGAGTTGGGAAGTTCGACGTTTTTGACAAGTTGCCAAGAAGTCATCCCCATGCCTCGACCTGATTCGATCAAGTTTTTGTCAACTCCGCGAACCCCGATAAACGTATTTCGCATAATCGGTAGCACAGAGTAAATAAATAATGCTACAATCGCTGGTATTTTACCAACGCCTAGAATTGGAATAATAAAAGCCAAGATCGCTAGCGATGGTACTGTTTGTAAAACACTAACAATCCCAATCACAAAATTAGCGATTTTCGGCGAGCGTGTCAAAAGAATTCCCACAGGTACAGCCACAACGATCCCCAATATTACCGCAGAAAGCGAAATATAGAGATGTTCCCACGTTTTCACTAGCAGGTCATGGCCGTTGTCTTGGAAAAATTGCGTAATCGCGTCCATTAAAAATAACCTCCTATTTTATTCGTGTACTTCCTCTTTTTCAAGTTCTTTCGTTGCTTCCGCTTGCTCTGCGGCAACTTCTTCTACATCGCCCCAAATCGAATCATAGACGATATCAACAAGACTCGCACGTGTCACGATCCCGACTAAGCGGTTTTTCTCATCCACAACTGGGACATACTTGAACCCACGTTTTAGAATCCGCTGCATCGTATCGCGCAGTAACGTATCTTTGCGAACGTAAAATACATTTTTATCCAAAATATCAATAACAGATGTCGCAGTTCGGCGGTTATGCTCGATCGCTTCTACATCAATTATCCCTTTCAGCACATTCTGGTCATCCGTCACAAGTAACGTATCCACTCGACGTTCCTTCATCAGTTGGATCGCCGCTTGCAATGATTTATCCGCCGTAATCGAAACTGGCGTGTTATTCATAATCTGCTCAACAGTCGTCACATTCGGGCGCGCCTCGATTAAGCGATCTTTCCCGATAAAGTCCTCCACGAATTTGTCAGCAGGATTTCGTAAAATTTCATCTGGCGTATCAAACTGAACGACCTCTCCACCTCGCATGATCACAATCCGATCCGCAAGTTTGATAGCCTCATCCATGTCATGCGTTACAAAAATAATCGTCTTTCCAAGTTCCCGCTGCAAATTCTTGAATTCCTCTTGCAAAGAATCACGCGTAATTGGATCAAGCGCACCAAAAGGCTCATCCATTAAAATCAAGTTCTGCTCTGCCGCAAGCGCACGCAATACCCCAATACGCTGTTGTTGACCACCACTTAATTCATATGGATAACGGTCTAAATATTCTTCAGGCAAATCAACAAGTTTAATCAACTCGAGCGCCCGTTCATTTTTCTTTTCCTCTGACCATTTTAGAAGCTTAGGAACAAGCACGATGTTTTCGCGGATCGTCATATGTGGCATCAGCCCAATTTGCTGAATAACATACCCAATCGAACGACGCAATTTCACCGCATCTTCCTTCATAATATCTTTGTCATCAATAAAGATTTGACCTTCTGTAGGCTCAATCAAGCGGTTAATCATTTTCATCGTTGTTGTCTTCCCGCAACCACTTGGTCCGATAAAACAAATAAATTCGCCGCGATCAATATCTAAGTTTAGATCTTTGACCGCCGTTTTACCGCCCTTGTAAATTTTTGAAACATGCTCAAATCTTAGCAATCTAGACACCTCCGAGTTTATTTAACTAGCAAAATTATCTACTAGTTTAGTTCTGAGAAAAGTAGCTGAAAAAGGAATAAACATTTTCAATCCTACTTACCCACGAAATATGTATTCCCATCTCGAATGATAATGAAACATTTCATATACCGCCGAAAAACGATGGAAAAACTTATCAATAAAAAGAAATAAAAGTTGGGAAATTGGCGCTCCTCAACTTTTAACTGGTTACATATTGGGAACACAGTTATAGTGAGTAGAAGATCAAAAAGTTGATTCTATTCCGAATAACACAGCCCTTTCAATAAGTATTATAACGTAACTAAAATCAAAAAGCGAGTCTCCATGCCTCATTTATGCCTATTTTAACCTAAAAAACCCCCTCCAAATGCACTACTCATAGGCAATTAGGGAATTTTCGGATTTCTTGATTTTGATGTCTAATAAGGGGTTAAAAATGTACTTCTGAGCTTAAAATACACTTATCAACTAGCAGCAAAAATAGACCACAAAACATGAAAAATTATTGGGATTATTTAACCAGAAAATGAGCCCTATGTGGTATAATTAATAAGCCGTCTGCCTCTAGAGACGAGTTTTAGCATCTAGAGAAGGGAGGGTAGTATCATGATTATTTTTTCCGCTGTCATTGCGCCGATCGTTGTTGGTTGTGTCCTTGCACTTTTCAGCCACTGGTTGGAGACACGGCGTAAGCACTACAAACGCAGACGGTAAGTCTAACCAAAAAAAAGCCCTTATCTCCCGCCAGAGATAGGGCTTTACATTTTGGATAGTACCATGATCATTCTTTTCCTACATTCATTGTACCATGGAAAGGAATATCCGTAAATATATTTCCGCTAATACGATCACTTAGGCAAAAATAGCTTTGGTGAAATCTTCATCAAAATACTGACAATAATCCCAGCTACAACAATAGTCAAAATACAACTAGCCCCATTCATCACAAGCGAGAATAGTTGCGCGGACCATCCTTTAAAAGCATAAGCGCCCCAAAATAATACACCAGCAAGATAATGCCAGAAATACCGCGCTACGCCACCGATAATCATCGTAGCCCACGCCCATCCGATTGCCTTATTAAGTTTACCTTCTTTCAAATAACCCCGCACCTGCACTGCAAATACACCAGCAAAAGCGATAAAAAGAAAAGCAACAATGTACTCAAGAAAACCCTGTAACGGACTCAAAATATAGGCTTTACCTGTCACAAAATGAAGAATCCCCCACAATAAACCTGAAAAGCCAGCAGCCCAAAAGCCACGTCTGATAGCAATGATATACATCGGAATCATGCCGAGTGAGATGGACAATGACGATCCAAAATCCAGTGGAATAAAACTGAGAACCATTGCGATTGCTGCAAAAATAGCACATTCAAGCAACGTCAATAATCGCGTATTACGCATAAAAATACCCCCTTCTTTTTTTGGTAAAAACGTACCGCAGAAGAAAGGAGTCATATCATCTAACTATGTATCAGATACCACTTCATTCGCCACAATCCCTACGCTCGTATTAACGAACAGGTTCAAAGGGTCAGAATCCTAAAAATCAGGAATCAATCTCAGCCAAGGCCCCCCCTGTGGTAACGTCTCAAGATAGATGCTTACTCAGTGTAAATTAGCGACAAGCGCTCGCATCCAACAGATACAAACGCTTTCGCTCAATTTGTGTAAAACGATATCTACAGCCTATCCCAAAGATAAGCTTCATAGTCTATCGATCAAAGAGTTAGTTTCACTATCGAATATCCAAATAACCCCTCTAGAGTTTGTAATCTAGGCGACTTATTTGTTTATCTGGTTTTCATTATAACAGCATTTTTTAGAAAGTCCAGTCCCCTGCTCTTTCAATGCGCACCTAAACATGATAGAATAGGAGTAATTGCGTTTTTGACATTCAATATGAAAATTTCAGTTGGAAACGCGTGAATTTGGGAGGACGAAAATGTTAACTGTAAATAATGTATCTTTACGTTTTGGCGATAAAAAATTATTTGAAGATGTTTCTATTAAATTTACACCTGGGAATTGCTACGGCTTGATTGGTGCGAACGGTGCTGGTAAATCTACTTTCTTAAAAGTACTTTCTGGTGAGCTTGATTCGCAAAGTGGTAACGTGCATATTCCTGCTGGCGAACGTTTGACCGTTTTGAAGCAAGATCATTTCCAATACGATGAGGAAGTTGTTCTAAAAACCGTTATTCGCGGACATGATCAACTGTTTAAAATCATGGAAGAAAAAGATGCGATCTATGCAAAAGAAGATTTTAGTGATGCAGACGGTATTCGTGCTGCGGAACTTGAAGGTGAATTTGCAGAGCTTGATGGTTGGGACGCAGAGCCAGAAGCTGCTGTTTTGCTAAGTGGTCTTGGTATTACGACTGATTTGCATGATAAATTAATGAAAGACCTTACGGGTGGCGATAAAGTCAAAGTTTTACTTGCTCAAGCGCTATTCGGTAAACCTGATATTTTACTTCTGGATGAGCCTACCAATCACCTGGACATCAAAGCAATCCACTGGTTGGAAGAGTTCCTAATTAACTTTGAAAATACCGTTATCGTTGTTTCCCATGATCGTCATTTCTTAAATAAAGTATGTACACATATTGCCGATCTTGATTTCAGCAAAATCAAGCTTTACGTTGGTA
The sequence above is drawn from the Listeria weihenstephanensis genome and encodes:
- a CDS encoding ABC transporter permease; protein product: MDAITQFFQDNGHDLLVKTWEHLYISLSAVILGIVVAVPVGILLTRSPKIANFVIGIVSVLQTVPSLAILAFIIPILGVGKIPAIVALFIYSVLPIMRNTFIGVRGVDKNLIESGRGMGMTSWQLVKNVELPNSISVIMAGIRLSAVYIIAWATLASYIGAGGLGDFIFNGLNLYRPDLILGGAIPVTILALLVEFFLGKLEVRITPKAIRAAKENM
- a CDS encoding ABC transporter permease, producing the protein MDTFSQLIDYYQTNATYVMEAFWRHFLMSAYGVIFAAIVAIPLGIYIARKKKLAGWVIQTANVIQTIPALALLAMLMLVMGLGTNTVVLSLFLYSILPILKNTYTGIQNVDGALLESGKAMGMTKWQVLRMIEIPLALSVIMAGIRNALVIAIGVAAIGTFVGAGGLGDIIVRGTNATNGTAIILAGAIPTALMAVMADVLLGWVERKLNPVKNKKKKMVEVL
- a CDS encoding type I toxin-antitoxin system Fst family toxin, with the translated sequence MIIFSAVIAPIVVGCVLALFSHWLETRRKHYKRRR
- a CDS encoding kinase; this translates as MESKLIIIRGNSGSGKTTVARRLQEKLGDGTLLVSQDIVRRDMLRVRDRCGNLSVELIQTIAEYGNGKCAYVIVEGILGKANYQNMLQSLLHSFDNNADVYYFDIPFSETVKRHETRENAHEFGVEKLKEWWLANDSLGIEDEIMLASDLTKDEIVNIMLEKSTNSKA
- a CDS encoding osmoprotectant ABC transporter substrate-binding protein, translating into MMKKKLKLTAVILLGVSLLSACALPGLGGSTDGTIKIGTMSTTESQIVGNIVRQMIEHDTDLKVEMVNNLGSSVVQHQAMVNGDIDISATRYTGTDLVGPLGEEPIKDPKKALEAVQKGFSERFDQHWFGSYGFANTYAFMVRQDTAKKYNLKTISDMRAVEDKLVAGVDNSWMERAGDGYKAFSKDYDIEFKKIFPMQIGLIYTALKNNQMDVALGYSTDGRIPTYNLVVLKDDKQFFPPYDASPMATDAILKEHPELKTTIKKLVGTISTEEMQKLNYEADGELKEPSIVAEEFLKKHNYFEDK
- a CDS encoding betaine/proline/choline family ABC transporter ATP-binding protein (Members of the family are the ATP-binding subunit of ABC transporters for substrates such as betaine, L-proline or other amino acids, choline, carnitine, etc. The substrate specificity is best determined from the substrate-binding subunit, rather than this subunit, as it interacts with the permease subunit and not with substrate directly.) produces the protein MLRFEHVSKIYKGGKTAVKDLNLDIDRGEFICFIGPSGCGKTTTMKMINRLIEPTEGQIFIDDKDIMKEDAVKLRRSIGYVIQQIGLMPHMTIRENIVLVPKLLKWSEEKKNERALELIKLVDLPEEYLDRYPYELSGGQQQRIGVLRALAAEQNLILMDEPFGALDPITRDSLQEEFKNLQRELGKTIIFVTHDMDEAIKLADRIVIMRGGEVVQFDTPDEILRNPADKFVEDFIGKDRLIEARPNVTTVEQIMNNTPVSITADKSLQAAIQLMKERRVDTLLVTDDQNVLKGIIDVEAIEHNRRTATSVIDILDKNVFYVRKDTLLRDTMQRILKRGFKYVPVVDEKNRLVGIVTRASLVDIVYDSIWGDVEEVAAEQAEATKELEKEEVHE
- the thiT gene encoding energy-coupled thiamine transporter ThiT, encoding MRNTRLLTLLECAIFAAIAMVLSFIPLDFGSSLSISLGMIPMYIIAIRRGFWAAGFSGLLWGILHFVTGKAYILSPLQGFLEYIVAFLFIAFAGVFAVQVRGYLKEGKLNKAIGWAWATMIIGGVARYFWHYLAGVLFWGAYAFKGWSAQLFSLVMNGASCILTIVVAGIIVSILMKISPKLFLPK